Sequence from the Phragmites australis chromosome 6, lpPhrAust1.1, whole genome shotgun sequence genome:
GATTTCTCAATActtattgggttagtttcatatttgaatctagtttctgctgaccaaatttgagagcaatccggCCACAAGATCTTTCTGTACATCGTTTTTACTAGAGCGTATACAATCTGTTTcaagtggaataccgagtttaatcGAGTTTTGATTTGAGTAAGTTAATGTTTAAATTTAGTTTCTACAATTATTCATCCCCTCTGATTGGATATTTTATGCATATTCGATCCTGAGTCTTGATTAACTTGTAAtcatccatcttaaacttcttgggCCAACCGATTTTGTAACAGTGCTAATAAATTGGAGCAAGATACCAGGACCAAAACGACTGAAAACATcacagaaatatatatatacatggatGATCTGATGGCCGAGCAAGATACAAGCAAGGATCAAAACCATTTTCTttataactatatatatactcGTCGAGGCAAATCCATGGTGCCACGCGTACGGCCTCATCCTCAAGCAGGTTCGCGGTTGGCGTCGGGCCTcttgacgacgacgacggggcACTTGCACTTTTGCACACAATGGTTGCTGACGCTCCCCAGCAGCGCCCTCTGCAGGAAGCCGTAGCCGCGGGTGCCCATCACCAGCATGTCTGCGCCGACCTTCTCCGCGGCACTGCAGATCACGTCGCGCGGGTCGCCCTTTTCCACGCACGTCTCCACCTTCACCTGCGCATGCGCAGCGCGCGCGTTAGTCCGTCACGTGAACAGAGTGGGCGGATCCCCTGTTCTTCCTTACAGAGAGACGAGAGAGCTATCAAGCCCAGCACAAACGTTGGGGAACGCGGTGCAGATGCTCCTGGCTTTGGTGACGACGGTGTCAGCCACAGATGCCATGTACTGGTCCATGCTGTCCATCACCTCCGACGTCAGCACGTACCCTGCCATTGGTCGCGACATTCACAGCATCCATCACTGATCGAGTAATCCATAAGCGTTTATATGTGTATCCATCGCTGGGCCGTGTGAGTGTGGGAGGGGAGGATAGATCGATGAAGTCGCCTAGAAGCTCACCGACGCCGTCGATGACGGGGTAGTAGAGCGGACGCGTCGGGCAGGCGTGGACGAGCACCACGGCGGGCGGGGGCGCTACGACGGCCTCAGCGGTGGTGGAGACGACGTTGGAGAGGCACCAGGAGAGCGCGTGCATGCTCTCCTCGCTCTcgtccaccgccaccaccacgcGCCGCGGGGAGACCGTGGCACCTCCTCCGCCCATCCCCATGAACGAGTCCTACCTAGGTTCTCGAGCTGGAAACAAGAGCTGATGGAACTGGCTGTGTAGCTTGTGCCTCAGTCCCGCACTCTCTCCTGAATGCTGACAGGCTAGCAAAGCAGGAGCTATATATCTATAGGAGAAGATGCTTAGCTGATCGATGACGCCTACAGTGCCAGTAGATGACGCGGTACCTTTCGGACGGTGACACGGTAGCTTTGTATCGTTCTGACCCCGTGGGGCTGTGCTACGTGATATAGGTTTGGATAAGGCAACGGGAGGCAGAGGAGCCCGCGCGCGGTTTCTGCCGCGCCGTGCCAGCGGGAATGGGCTTATCGTGGGAGCAGGGAAAGGGACCGTTCTGAACGCATCCTTGGACGGAGCTGACGGCGAAGCGGAAAAATCTACCAATCGATCAACGATCAGGCTGGTGCTGAGAAATCCAGTTAAGTCTTTGCGATCTTATCCACTCCAGTCCGCGAGAAGCCAAACCGCCGGTGCTGTGTTAGTTACACATATCCGGTAGTAGTACTGTATTAGATTATTAGATTAAGctattttccaaaaagaaaaggaagcagTCTAGTAGAACATGCGATACCGATAGGCTGAAATATTGCGGTTACTATTATATTGTCAATGTCGAATATCACGTTTTCAGCGGTGAGGATCTACACAAATATATGGAAATGctctttttctttattattcagcATAATGATAGATATAATCTCCCACATCTCATCTCCTCTCGTGTATATAGATATGGTCCTGCTAGGATGAAGTCCTTTTCAAGTTTCCGTAGAAGCCCACACCAAACCAATCATGAAGGGTGACTTGAGAGGAGGCCGATCCTTCTAGTGATCGGTTTCTCAACCGCCAAACCATACCTAGCCATTTTTTCTTAGAATCGGAATACAAAGAGATGAGGTCTTACAATAAAAATTCAGAGTTGCTACCACATATGACGATCGTCTAGTAAGATCCGTGTTGTAATGGTCTTGGACCAAAAACTTACTTTCTTAATATAAAGATACTCAGTTCTTTCAtgttattttgagaaagagtttctgaAATCGGGCTGGGTTGTAAGGATGGATGATGCGAGGGTGAATTAGGGATTATAAAAATAATGATCTAATTTCAACAGTGTAAATCTAAATCAATTTCTATACAAATGTGTCCTAGGTTTATTTATTATGGCTACTTAACAAAACAAAATTTTGCATCCTAGGTTAGAATAGTACAAACTACATATGGTAATTATATGAAAGGTAAATATGAAAATTAACAGTGCAATAAATAAGTGCAAAATTTAATGAGTTAGAGAGCGTAAACTTGACATGATGACTTTTTTCTgtgattgtagcatctaggtcttcagataagtggtaagtattttgatgattaatgacaatcatattattgtgactagcaaatttttttttaaggctatcaaaaaatttagttcacaatgatgattgagtATTCTTGATCCCTATGTTGATTATATAGACAATCAAAGgagatgtgcatcaagattatgGATattttagttctaagtgtcataaaggagatgaagacacttagagtagtatagatcTTCTTTTTTAGTCTACTGTGAcatagttgagtctagacttagtttgatgcacacttgtaaaattctagcactagtcAGCTCATAGAAGCCTATGGTTGAGATATCGTGAAGTTAGAGCtaaagaaaagattgaattggacgagctcagtaAAGTTAGCTCcactggatagtctgatgatgtaACTCTTAttctcactggagcatttttctTGGTTCAGATAGAAATCACATGTGttgaccggatggtccggtagtTAACATGCAGGTATTACCGAAACCTTTTCTTGGTGACACGTGTCCTGAATTTTTCAAAGTgttgcaccggatggtctggtgttaccTTGGTGAGAGCATCAGAGCTTTTTCAGCAGAAGCAATATTTTTAGGTaaaatgaagttgaactcaccggattatccggtgattgaaAGGTGAGGTCACctgactaatttttgcagagaggttgctttGGATAGTGTAAAGTTGCTGagttcaccagatggtctggtgttaccTTGGTGAGAGCATCAGAGCTTTTTCAGCAGAAGCAATATTTTTAGGTaaaatgaagttgaactcaccggattatctggtgattgAAAGGTGAggtcaccagactaatttttgcagagaggttgctttGGATAGTGTAAAGTTGCTGAGTTCACCATatggtccgatgatggacaAAACGagcaccagagcaattcttgaAGGGAAGGTTGCATCTATTTGAATATCAGAGGTCAactgaccggatggtccgatgataatGGTATGCATAATGGTATGCTCACTGAATGTCTACACCGGACTATTCTCAAtagtaacggctaatgacagctgaTATGGAGTGGTTTTGAAATTTGTACTCACTGAATTATCCGGTGTGAGTAAGAAGAtgctcaccggatcattcagtgttaacagaaaaaatgggttgttaggcaacggctaaaattgaatctctagcctataaataccccctcacttggtcTAATATGTATCTCTTGCGACCCAGAAGAGCTCATACactatgtgtgtcatcaagTAGCAATAGAGTGCACTTGAGTGAATttcaaagttcttaattgaaggttaaggacatctttagcgcttggagagtagcaagtgcgcatctagctgtagtctagccttgatcttggtcaagtgaagttattggcttgttactcttggtgattgGCAATACCTACTGGTGATTGGATGTGTCTAAGTGaactcttggagttcttgtgggagccccaaaattagctatgtgcttggtttgatgtcCGTCAATCCGGAGATGAaaaagtgacaatcatgagtgaGTACTTGAGACTTCTTGACTTAAGGGGGAgtgatatcctttgtggattctccaacgaggactaggggtgCCAATTCCTCAATACCTTGGGAAAAAATctgtgttctcttgtccatctcatTTCTTCCTGTATTtacatttgagcatttacttacttacaaGCTTTactttccgtatttactttgtgttcttgCTAGCTTCCTTTCTTGCTTCTGTTTAGTTTGATTGTATAGTCGTATTTCAATTCATATAGACTAAGGTTTCTACTTATTCTAAAATTCAGtaggtgtattttttttatttaatagcCCAATTTACCCCCTTCCCTCTTGGGACTTCTatcctttcaattagtatcagagcctcgtactctcgataggcttaaaatcctagagcaatggccctCGAGAATAGAATTAGCTTgtcaaggttcgagggaaagaacttctcTTATTGAAAAGTTCGTATGGCGAACTATCTTGAAGCTATTTCCCCCAAAGTTTGGCTAGCCGCTTCCATTGAGTTTGATCAACTATTTACCAAACAACAAATTAGATACAATGTTAAGGCTAAAAATGCtatttttgaaggaaatagtgAAGAGGTATTTTCTAGAGTAAGGAGCAAGGAattagctcatgatatttggaccgatctttgtgaaattcatgagggttttATAAAAATCTgggaagaaagatatcatgtgctaatgaacaaccttaatcaatttaagatgcttCCCAATGAGCTATATAATGATATGTATTATTGTATGAATATGcttgttgaagaaatcaattctcttgaactcactcaattgtcttaAGAAGatattattcgtaggatcttgatggtgcttcccaagctgcaatacaacattgtcatctctcttcttcatgagaaaaacatcaatgacatgactaTCATCGATGCCGTGGGCAAGATtcgtgctcatgagatgttcttgtttagAGATCAAGAAGAATTCTCcttcaagaagaatcttgctctcaaggctaAGATGATTGACAACAAGAAAAAGGTGAAGATTCTATCAAcaagtgaaagcgatgaagatgatgatgatgatgactccgataCTGAGCTTCCCCTTCTCATGAGAGGAACAACAAGGATAATATTCAAGTTGggcaagaagggctacaactatgatcctaagaagaacaaattttgctccaagaaatttgacaagttgagtggcggagacaagaagaagtgctacaattgtggtgaaTATAGCCACATGttatatgattgccctcatcccgataagagaaacaaaaataagattaagaagattgatgcaaatgaggatgaagataagcacaagaagaagggtcaagacaagaagaagaagaagctcttcaacaagaagggtagAGGCCGCAAGGCTTATAttattggtgaatgggtctccagTGAAAactcaagtgaagattcaagtgatgatgaagataaggACTTCGCGGGCCTCATCATCCCCAATGATGATCCACtgctacctccaccacctatgagCCTCATGGCAAAATGTAATAGCAAGGTGAGTAGTGTTGATGATGAtagtagtagtgatgatgatggtctttctcttAATGATCaatctaagctcatgaatgactatgctactatcatcaagaagcaaaaggttaaaatcaagtctcttgaaaatatTAATGCTCTAATCATGATGACTTACTTGATAAATACAATTATttgcttaagaaacatgatgaaagTAGTTACATCTAGCAAACTCTTGAAGAGAGCAACAAAAAGTTTAAGCTTGAGCATGTAGACTTGAAatacaaatatcaagaacttgagttagcttatgatgctattgatcctagcatgaatgaattgcctattgatgttgttaaggtcaatgcatatACTTCTTGCGATGAACTTCTTGATATCCCATGCTCTTCTTCATATGATATTATATCATCTtttaagactaaccatgcaagagAGCAAAAGCTCATGAATAAGATTGCAAATCTCAAT
This genomic interval carries:
- the LOC133922258 gene encoding universal stress protein PHOS34-like, which gives rise to MGMGGGGATVSPRRVVVAVDESEESMHALSWCLSNVVSTTAEAVVAPPPAVVLVHACPTRPLYYPVIDGVGYVLTSEVMDSMDQYMASVADTVVTKARSICTAFPNVKVETCVEKGDPRDVICSAAEKVGADMLVMGTRGYGFLQRALLGSVSNHCVQKCKCPVVVVKRPDANREPA